In a single window of the uncultured Dysgonomonas sp. genome:
- the lon gene encoding endopeptidase La yields the protein MSNKKRDFLHLNESNEPVISIIANDFDDGDCYINEKNLKEELPILPLRNTVIFPGTSMPIAVARKKSLKLIKSVNRLKGKYVGLVCQKDAENDDPEFADLYSMGVIGEIIRVIELPDDENVTVIFQGKKRFRLTELTQIEPFLKGHYEIRETVPVLKNDTEYKALLDSIRDMTIQMLRMYGEPPKEFIQRLKSDVVSPLLVNYCCANLPVSGTEKQSLLDIDDDKERAYRLLVILNRETQMMEMKLNIQMKTREELNQQQKEYFLQQQIKTIQDELGGNPQQADLDEFRQRGQKKKWNKEAAQTFEKEMSKLERLHPQSPDYSTQFTYIETLLDLPWGEYTKDNFNLKNAQKVLDQDHFGLEKVKERIIEHLAVLKLKGDLKSPIICLYGPPGVGKTSLGKSIAKALNRNYVRVSFGGLHDESEIRGHRRTYIGAMPGRIIQNILKAGSSNPVFVLDEVDKIGSDFKGDPSSALLEVLDPEQNSAFHDNYLNIDYDLSKVMFIATANNLSTISQPLLDRMELIDVSGYIIEEKVEIARRHLIPKQMENHGLAKDVIDIPKKTIEKIVENYTRESGVRELDKKIAKVMRKVARKVASEEEYKKVIEPEDLLEYLGAIEYTRDQYQGNGYAGVVTGLAWTSVGGEILFIETSLSKGKGGKLTLTGNLGDVMKESAVLALEYLHSHSQHFGIDEKVFDNWNVHVHVPEGAIPKDGPSAGITMVTSLASAFTQRRVKANLAMTGEITLRGKVLPVGGIREKILAAKRAGIKDIILCKENKKDIDEIKPLYLKGLTFHYVDDIKEVLDIALLKEKIKEPLDLTVKEEKAAN from the coding sequence ATGTCTAATAAAAAGAGAGATTTTCTTCATCTAAACGAAAGCAATGAACCGGTTATTTCAATTATAGCCAATGACTTCGATGATGGGGATTGCTATATAAACGAGAAAAATCTGAAAGAAGAATTGCCTATTTTACCTCTTCGTAATACCGTGATTTTTCCGGGAACAAGTATGCCAATTGCGGTTGCCCGTAAAAAATCGCTGAAGCTTATAAAGAGTGTAAACCGTCTGAAAGGAAAATATGTCGGCTTAGTCTGCCAAAAGGACGCAGAAAATGATGATCCTGAATTTGCCGACTTGTATTCTATGGGTGTGATCGGCGAAATTATACGTGTAATAGAGTTGCCGGATGATGAAAATGTAACTGTCATTTTTCAAGGTAAAAAACGTTTCCGACTGACAGAATTGACACAAATAGAACCTTTTCTCAAAGGGCATTACGAAATACGTGAAACTGTACCTGTCCTTAAAAACGATACGGAATACAAAGCATTGTTGGATTCTATAAGGGATATGACAATACAGATGCTGCGTATGTATGGCGAACCGCCGAAAGAATTTATACAACGGCTAAAATCGGATGTGGTATCTCCACTTTTGGTGAACTATTGTTGTGCCAACTTGCCTGTGTCCGGTACTGAAAAACAAAGTTTGCTGGATATTGACGACGATAAGGAACGTGCTTACCGTCTGCTTGTTATTCTCAACCGTGAGACTCAGATGATGGAGATGAAACTCAATATTCAGATGAAGACACGTGAGGAGTTGAACCAGCAGCAAAAAGAGTATTTCCTGCAACAGCAAATCAAGACTATTCAGGACGAGTTGGGAGGGAATCCTCAGCAGGCAGATCTGGATGAATTCAGACAACGTGGACAAAAGAAGAAGTGGAACAAAGAAGCTGCCCAGACATTTGAAAAAGAAATGAGTAAATTGGAGCGCTTGCATCCGCAGTCTCCCGATTATTCTACTCAATTCACATATATAGAAACATTACTTGATTTGCCTTGGGGCGAATATACGAAAGATAATTTCAACCTGAAGAATGCGCAGAAAGTGCTAGATCAGGATCATTTCGGTCTGGAGAAGGTGAAAGAGCGTATAATCGAGCACTTGGCAGTATTGAAACTGAAGGGAGATTTGAAATCGCCTATAATTTGTCTTTACGGCCCTCCGGGAGTAGGTAAAACATCATTGGGTAAATCTATCGCGAAAGCCCTGAACCGTAATTACGTGCGTGTTTCGTTCGGTGGATTACACGATGAATCGGAAATACGCGGTCACCGTCGTACATATATCGGAGCTATGCCGGGGCGTATTATTCAGAATATATTGAAGGCCGGTTCGTCAAATCCCGTGTTTGTCCTTGATGAAGTGGATAAGATCGGAAGCGATTTTAAAGGAGATCCTTCTTCTGCATTACTCGAGGTACTCGATCCCGAACAGAATTCTGCTTTCCACGATAATTACCTGAATATAGATTACGACCTGTCGAAAGTAATGTTTATTGCTACAGCTAATAATCTGTCTACAATTTCCCAGCCGTTGCTCGACCGTATGGAATTGATTGATGTAAGTGGCTATATCATTGAAGAAAAAGTAGAGATAGCCCGCCGCCACCTGATTCCCAAACAAATGGAAAATCACGGTTTGGCTAAGGATGTAATTGATATTCCGAAAAAGACAATCGAAAAGATTGTTGAAAATTATACACGTGAATCCGGAGTCCGCGAATTGGATAAGAAGATAGCCAAAGTGATGCGTAAAGTTGCCCGCAAGGTAGCTTCGGAAGAAGAATACAAGAAGGTTATTGAGCCTGAGGATTTACTCGAATACCTCGGAGCTATAGAATATACCCGCGACCAGTATCAGGGTAATGGTTATGCCGGAGTAGTTACAGGATTGGCCTGGACTTCGGTTGGCGGTGAGATACTCTTTATTGAGACATCCTTGAGTAAAGGTAAAGGAGGAAAACTCACCCTTACCGGAAATCTGGGCGATGTGATGAAGGAATCTGCCGTATTGGCACTGGAGTATCTTCATTCCCATTCACAACATTTCGGTATTGATGAAAAGGTTTTTGATAACTGGAATGTTCATGTTCATGTGCCTGAAGGGGCTATTCCCAAAGACGGTCCGTCAGCAGGTATTACCATGGTAACATCTCTGGCTTCGGCTTTTACCCAACGCAGAGTGAAAGCTAATCTCGCTATGACAGGGGAAATAACGTTGCGTGGTAAGGTCTTGCCGGTTGGCGGTATCCGCGAAAAGATACTGGCAGCTAAACGTGCCGGAATAAAAGATATAATTCTTTGTAAAGAAAATAAGAAAGATATTGATGAAATAAAGCCGCTTTATCTGAAAGGGTTGACTTTTCACTATGTGGATGATATAAAGGAGGTTCTGGATATAGCTTTGTTAAAGGAGAAAATTAAAGAACCGCTGGATTTAACGGTAAAAGAAGAAAAGGCAGCAAACTGA
- a CDS encoding methyltransferase, which produces MPNPYFKFKRFTVYHDLCAMKVGTDGVLLGAWTKINGAKKALDIGTGSGLIALMLAQRNDKLHIDAIDIDHDAIGQAKENIKRSTFSSQVNAIESSLQDFKQYERQYDLIVSNPPFFIQSLKSPHKERTLARHTDSLSLEELLGISATLLTSRGKLSIIYPFDHKKNLLSISKNIGLYPSRITKVYPTPASPPKRVVIEFTKTESSLIETNLIIEKERHIYSDEFTELVREFYLKM; this is translated from the coding sequence ATGCCAAATCCCTATTTCAAGTTTAAGCGATTCACTGTATACCATGATCTGTGCGCCATGAAGGTAGGCACCGATGGAGTATTGCTTGGTGCATGGACAAAAATTAACGGGGCGAAGAAAGCTCTCGACATAGGTACAGGCTCGGGCCTGATAGCCTTAATGCTTGCTCAGAGAAACGACAAACTTCACATAGACGCTATTGATATCGATCACGATGCAATAGGGCAGGCAAAAGAAAACATAAAACGTTCAACTTTCTCTAGCCAAGTAAACGCAATAGAATCTTCGCTACAAGATTTCAAACAATATGAAAGACAATATGATTTGATTGTATCCAATCCTCCTTTCTTTATTCAATCATTAAAATCGCCGCATAAAGAACGGACATTAGCCCGTCATACCGACAGTTTATCTTTGGAAGAATTGCTAGGGATTTCCGCAACCTTATTAACGAGTAGAGGAAAGCTATCCATTATCTACCCGTTTGACCATAAAAAAAACCTATTGTCTATATCTAAAAATATCGGGCTGTATCCTTCGCGCATCACCAAAGTATATCCGACTCCGGCATCCCCACCAAAACGGGTAGTAATCGAATTCACAAAGACAGAATCATCTCTAATTGAAACCAATCTGATCATCGAAAAAGAAAGACATATATATTCTGATGAATTTACAGAGCTAGTAAGAGAGTTTTACCTAAAAATGTAG
- a CDS encoding MATE family efflux transporter has product MYSYKDIWKVSLPIMLGLLAQNIVQITATIFLGRVGEVEQSASGLAGIYYIAFFTLCFGFSIGGQIMISRRNGEKNYDKIGSIVIQGVIFLELIALMLFIGSSLLSEYVLPRFMESEKVYEAVHSYLSWRIYGFFFASINVMFRAFYVGIARTPVLTMNAVVMAVVNFIGDYVLIFGKFGFPELGIEGAGIAAVISEIASVLFFVIYTLKTVDLKKYGFMKMRFRFSIVKSILNISSFTMVQYLISMSTWFIFFMAIEQHSPRALAITNIVRSFYMLFFIPMNAFATTANTLVGNTMGAGKIKDVIPLIKRICSLSLGVILVVMLITGLGAEFWISLIASHEDVSLIPESVTPLLVVVFALPICSLSTVIFNSISGTGNTRAALQLEIITLVSYVLYMYWIVIYKSASVAVCWTVEYVYWGGLLLFSFLYLRYAKWQHKVV; this is encoded by the coding sequence ATGTATTCATACAAAGATATATGGAAGGTAAGTTTACCTATAATGTTAGGTTTGCTTGCTCAGAATATTGTTCAGATTACTGCGACCATCTTTCTGGGAAGGGTAGGTGAGGTTGAGCAAAGTGCCTCCGGATTGGCCGGTATTTATTATATCGCCTTTTTTACACTTTGCTTCGGATTCAGTATTGGAGGGCAGATCATGATCAGCCGTCGTAATGGTGAAAAGAATTATGATAAGATTGGCAGCATTGTGATTCAAGGGGTGATTTTTCTGGAACTTATTGCTTTGATGCTATTTATAGGCTCTTCCCTGCTGAGTGAATATGTGCTTCCCCGTTTTATGGAATCGGAAAAGGTTTATGAAGCAGTGCATTCTTATCTCTCGTGGCGTATCTATGGCTTTTTCTTTGCTTCTATAAATGTCATGTTCAGGGCTTTTTATGTCGGCATTGCGCGTACGCCTGTTTTGACAATGAATGCGGTAGTTATGGCGGTGGTCAATTTTATAGGGGACTATGTTCTCATATTCGGCAAATTCGGTTTCCCCGAACTTGGAATAGAAGGGGCAGGTATTGCTGCCGTAATATCGGAAATAGCATCGGTACTGTTTTTTGTAATATATACATTGAAAACTGTAGATCTTAAGAAATACGGTTTTATGAAAATGCGATTCAGGTTCTCTATAGTAAAGAGTATCCTGAATATTTCATCTTTTACAATGGTTCAGTATTTAATATCCATGTCCACATGGTTCATATTCTTTATGGCAATCGAACAACATTCACCACGTGCATTAGCTATCACCAATATTGTACGTAGTTTCTATATGCTTTTCTTTATACCGATGAATGCTTTTGCAACTACAGCTAATACGCTTGTAGGTAATACGATGGGGGCAGGTAAGATAAAAGACGTAATACCTCTTATCAAAAGAATTTGTTCGCTTAGTCTCGGGGTTATCCTTGTTGTAATGTTGATAACCGGTCTTGGGGCTGAATTCTGGATATCCTTAATCGCTTCGCACGAAGATGTATCATTGATACCCGAGTCGGTTACACCTTTGTTGGTTGTGGTGTTTGCCCTGCCTATTTGTAGCCTGAGTACTGTGATATTCAATTCTATTTCGGGTACAGGGAACACGCGTGCTGCCTTGCAGCTCGAAATAATAACACTAGTGTCATATGTCCTTTACATGTATTGGATAGTGATATATAAATCGGCATCTGTAGCGGTGTGCTGGACTGTGGAGTATGTGTATTGGGGCGGTTTGCTGTTATTTTCTTTCTTGTATCTTCGATATGCCAAATGGCAGCATAAGGTTGTGTAG
- the panD gene encoding aspartate 1-decarboxylase: MIIEVVKSKLHRVTVTEANLNYIGSITIDEDLMDAVNLIEGEKVQIVNNNNGERLETYIIKGKRGSGAICLNGAAARKVQPGDIVIIMSYAYMDFEEAKTFKPWVAFPDTKTNKLIK, from the coding sequence ATGATTATAGAGGTTGTAAAATCGAAGTTACATCGTGTTACTGTAACCGAAGCCAACTTGAATTATATAGGAAGTATCACGATAGATGAAGATCTGATGGATGCTGTAAACCTGATTGAAGGTGAGAAGGTTCAGATTGTAAATAATAATAACGGAGAGCGTCTCGAAACTTATATTATAAAAGGAAAACGAGGTTCGGGAGCTATCTGCCTGAATGGTGCAGCTGCACGAAAGGTTCAGCCCGGAGATATTGTTATCATCATGTCATATGCATATATGGACTTTGAGGAAGCCAAGACTTTCAAACCATGGGTTGCATTTCCCGATACAAAAACAAACAAACTAATTAAATAA
- the panC gene encoding pantoate--beta-alanine ligase, whose product MDLIKTTQGVCDRVTALRSKGKTIGLVPTMGALHEGHLSLVKQCIADNDVCIVSIFVNPTQFNNREDLEKYPRNLERDCEFLDSIGVGVIFAPSVDEVYPEPDTRQFDFGQLDKVMEGEHRPGHFNGVAQVVSRLFDIVKPDRAYFGEKDFQQLAIIREMVKQLKLNVNIVPMPIVREVSGLALSSRNERLTADQKELAVNISRVLAESKDWIKNSSVGEVIKKVVATLDSFAELKVEYYEIVDGYTLQSVSDWKDSDYIVGCIAIFCGEVRLIDNIIYKANSQN is encoded by the coding sequence ATGGATTTGATTAAAACAACTCAGGGTGTATGTGACAGAGTTACAGCCTTGCGTTCGAAAGGTAAAACGATTGGTCTGGTTCCCACGATGGGGGCTTTGCACGAGGGGCATCTCTCCCTGGTGAAACAATGTATTGCCGATAATGATGTTTGCATTGTGAGCATCTTTGTAAACCCTACCCAGTTTAATAATAGGGAAGATCTTGAAAAATATCCGAGAAATTTGGAACGGGATTGTGAATTTCTGGACTCGATAGGAGTTGGTGTGATTTTTGCACCCTCTGTAGATGAAGTTTATCCCGAACCGGATACCCGTCAATTCGATTTCGGTCAACTTGATAAAGTGATGGAGGGCGAGCATCGTCCGGGTCATTTTAACGGAGTTGCCCAGGTAGTAAGCCGCTTGTTTGATATAGTGAAGCCGGATAGGGCATACTTCGGAGAAAAAGATTTTCAGCAATTGGCTATCATACGTGAGATGGTGAAGCAGCTAAAGCTGAATGTGAATATTGTCCCAATGCCTATTGTGAGGGAAGTTAGTGGGCTTGCGTTAAGCAGCCGTAACGAACGATTGACTGCTGATCAGAAAGAACTGGCGGTGAATATATCCAGAGTTCTTGCGGAAAGTAAGGACTGGATTAAGAATAGCTCTGTAGGGGAGGTGATAAAGAAAGTGGTAGCAACACTGGACTCTTTTGCCGAACTGAAGGTTGAGTATTACGAAATTGTGGATGGCTATACTTTACAGTCGGTGTCAGATTGGAAGGATAGCGATTATATAGTGGGTTGCATCGCCATATTTTGTGGCGAAGTGCGATTGATAGATAATATTATATACAAGGCGAATAGCCAAAATTAA
- a CDS encoding glycogen/starch synthase translates to MGTKKVLYITQEITPYLPDSPIATNCRYLPQAIQEKGQEIRTFMPKFGSINERRNQLHEVIRLSGMNLIIDDTDHPLIIKVASIQAARMQIYFIDNDDYFKRKHTIADDKDVEFSDNDERSIFYVRGVLETIKKLRWIPDVIDCHGWMTALTGLYIKTAYADDPCFKNSKIVYSLYNDDFKQPFSNKFIDKLKFDGIKDKDVEALKGVVDYETLSNFAVKYADGIIQSEENVNNNILDNINKSGKKFLSYPGNLDVSVDAINNFYENL, encoded by the coding sequence ATGGGTACAAAAAAAGTTTTATACATCACACAGGAGATAACGCCTTATCTGCCTGATTCACCAATTGCAACAAATTGTAGATACTTACCTCAAGCTATACAAGAAAAAGGACAGGAAATCAGGACATTTATGCCTAAATTCGGAAGCATAAATGAGAGACGGAATCAACTTCACGAAGTGATACGGCTATCGGGTATGAATCTAATCATCGATGATACTGATCACCCCTTAATCATCAAAGTGGCGTCTATACAAGCCGCCCGGATGCAAATCTATTTCATAGACAATGATGACTACTTTAAACGTAAGCACACAATCGCTGACGATAAGGATGTAGAATTCAGTGACAATGACGAACGGAGTATTTTCTATGTAAGAGGAGTATTGGAAACTATAAAAAAATTGCGTTGGATACCGGATGTGATAGATTGTCATGGCTGGATGACTGCACTGACAGGCCTATACATAAAAACTGCTTATGCTGACGACCCTTGCTTCAAAAACTCGAAGATTGTATATTCTTTATACAATGATGACTTTAAGCAACCATTCAGCAATAAATTTATCGACAAGCTAAAATTTGACGGAATAAAAGATAAAGACGTGGAAGCACTGAAAGGTGTTGTAGATTACGAAACGCTTTCTAACTTTGCCGTAAAATATGCAGATGGCATTATACAAAGTGAAGAAAATGTGAATAATAACATTCTTGACAACATAAATAAATCAGGAAAAAAATTCCTTTCTTATCCGGGTAATTTAGACGTTTCTGTAGATGCTATCAATAATTTTTACGAGAATCTTTAA
- a CDS encoding DUF4270 domain-containing protein has protein sequence MKIKTLLILAITLSTLTFVACDDDLTSLGSSIQPGGDDIFVGSDTLSLTAVTRSFNDSVYARTVYGLLGEYTDPIFGKIKSDYLCEFYCAENSTFADPYKMGITIDSVRLNTEFTYFAGDTVSPMGLSVYEVTKPLKAFFFTSVNPENYCDMQKLLGQSIFSIQDVPDTVISSTRIRTISTNLNLELGQRFYNEWKNSDGATFKNSDALKEFFKGVYVTTNFGSGSIINVDYTEFDIYYTYTYEKGDASENTVDRDTLGVFRLPVTPEVIQMNHVKSSPPAGMITEGPAGKTYMNTPAGLYTEVTIPLDAIVKAAVAGAGKDAVINAANFKMLGNTEEEAKSGLSRPSDILFINKDSLPNFFYNRKLHDAQTSFVTTRSTTNNSYDFGNLASVINYYTKYYKEKGVSPLPDLKYLVIPVTATYTQTTNSSGYTVNVITDLYNQMFPTSAILRTEPKDMKMSIIYSKY, from the coding sequence ATGAAAATTAAAACATTATTGATTCTGGCAATCACTCTTTCCACGCTAACATTTGTGGCTTGTGATGATGACCTGACCTCCCTTGGTAGCAGTATACAACCCGGCGGTGACGATATATTCGTAGGATCCGATACACTTAGCCTTACAGCTGTAACCCGTTCGTTTAACGATTCGGTATATGCACGTACCGTATATGGCTTGTTAGGAGAATATACTGATCCTATCTTCGGAAAAATAAAATCCGATTACTTATGTGAATTCTACTGTGCAGAAAATTCTACATTTGCAGATCCGTATAAGATGGGAATAACCATTGATTCGGTCAGACTGAATACAGAGTTCACATATTTTGCAGGAGACACCGTATCGCCTATGGGATTATCTGTATACGAAGTCACAAAACCGCTGAAGGCATTTTTCTTCACAAGCGTAAATCCTGAGAATTATTGTGATATGCAAAAGTTGCTGGGACAAAGCATTTTCTCTATACAAGATGTTCCCGACACGGTCATCAGCAGTACCAGAATCAGAACTATTTCAACAAATCTCAATTTGGAATTAGGGCAGCGTTTTTATAACGAGTGGAAAAATTCGGACGGAGCTACTTTTAAAAACTCCGATGCCCTGAAAGAATTCTTTAAAGGTGTATATGTAACAACTAATTTCGGTTCGGGCAGCATTATTAATGTAGACTATACAGAGTTCGACATCTACTATACATATACATACGAAAAAGGGGACGCTTCAGAAAATACAGTTGACAGAGATACACTTGGCGTATTCCGTCTGCCTGTTACACCTGAGGTTATACAAATGAATCATGTTAAGAGTTCACCTCCGGCTGGTATGATCACAGAAGGCCCTGCCGGAAAGACATATATGAATACTCCTGCGGGACTATATACAGAAGTGACTATTCCATTAGATGCTATAGTAAAAGCAGCAGTTGCAGGTGCAGGTAAAGATGCAGTAATCAATGCTGCAAACTTTAAAATGCTCGGAAATACGGAAGAGGAAGCTAAATCGGGCCTGAGCAGGCCATCGGACATCCTGTTTATAAATAAAGACTCACTCCCGAACTTCTTCTATAACAGAAAATTGCACGATGCACAAACCAGCTTTGTGACGACCCGTTCCACTACCAATAATTCATACGACTTTGGAAATCTGGCAAGTGTAATCAATTACTATACAAAATATTATAAGGAGAAAGGGGTATCCCCTCTCCCAGACTTGAAATATCTCGTTATTCCGGTAACAGCTACATATACGCAAACCACAAACTCGAGCGGATATACAGTGAATGTGATAACGGATCTGTACAATCAGATGTTCCCTACATCGGCCATTTTAAGAACCGAGCCGAAGGATATGAAAATGTCTATTATATACAGTAAATACTGA
- a CDS encoding TonB-dependent receptor: MKKIILLSFYIFYVVGIIAQQTNRSSLKGHVLDGQTDEHLPGVTISIEGTQMATTTDESGHFALENIPAGTYIIATQYIGYSPLKQEVTIERNSTKNVSLYIEPENQLLGEVMITASARNLNRQMSPVVVNQLTAKTFEATNSNSLSQGLNYMPGLRVETNCQNCGTQEVRINGLEGQYSQMLIDGQPVFSSLSTMYGLEQLPTNMIEQVEVVRGGGSVLFGANAIGGVINIITKEPEKNSYQAKYNMSLIDGKSVDNILSLNSSFVDRSKKSGISLFANMRNRNPWDANGDGFSEIGKNRASSIGFRSFSKPNLHDKFTLEYHYISEYRRGGDNMSRPPHEALIAETTDYRIHSGSAGYTHLSEDNKKKLTVNLSAQKTGRDSYYGGGYDPDGYGNTSELALTGTVRYEINMDKFLFMPAKFTAGFTQEYTNLHDTIHSRNVKQIKNVSSLYVQNEWRDDNLTFIVGLRGDKHNKLDNINIIPRSSIRYRIGENTNLRAAYSMGYRAPEIIASDLDIPVIGGSATITQLGENLKREYSNSVNGGIDFSLYNEKIYSYFLLEGFYTKINRVFIVEETGTDAAGNTIMTRRNGDGAYVYGLNLETTIQPINWLELQGGLTWQKSRYTEPVSWSSEAYVAPVKRMLRSPDTYGFLSATATPKKSYAVSLSGVYTGSMLAPHFAGAEGVTRDETVKTKSFFDTTIKLSYFFNINSTNKIEINGGIQNMFNQIQKDYDKGPDRDSEYIYGPSLPRTFFIGLKISSI, from the coding sequence ATGAAAAAGATTATACTTTTATCATTCTATATATTTTATGTTGTTGGGATTATAGCTCAACAGACAAACAGATCATCCCTCAAAGGCCATGTATTGGACGGACAGACTGATGAACACTTACCTGGTGTAACAATTTCAATAGAAGGCACTCAAATGGCTACAACAACAGACGAATCGGGACATTTCGCTTTAGAAAATATTCCGGCAGGAACATACATCATAGCCACACAGTATATTGGATACTCACCTCTGAAACAAGAAGTCACAATAGAGAGAAACTCTACCAAAAATGTTTCCCTTTATATAGAACCGGAAAACCAATTGCTCGGCGAAGTAATGATCACAGCTTCTGCCCGGAACCTCAACAGGCAGATGTCGCCAGTAGTAGTAAATCAACTGACAGCCAAAACATTTGAGGCTACAAACTCCAACTCTCTTTCGCAAGGGCTGAACTATATGCCCGGGCTAAGAGTAGAAACAAACTGCCAGAATTGCGGAACGCAGGAGGTAAGGATCAATGGCCTGGAAGGGCAATACTCTCAGATGTTAATCGACGGGCAGCCGGTATTCAGCTCATTATCTACGATGTATGGACTGGAACAATTACCTACTAATATGATAGAGCAGGTTGAAGTTGTACGCGGAGGAGGCTCGGTCCTATTTGGAGCTAATGCAATTGGCGGAGTTATAAATATTATAACCAAGGAACCCGAAAAAAATTCATATCAGGCAAAATATAATATGTCGCTCATCGATGGAAAATCGGTAGATAATATCCTCTCACTCAATTCATCTTTTGTAGACCGCTCCAAAAAATCAGGTATATCCCTGTTTGCAAATATGCGTAACCGCAACCCTTGGGACGCTAATGGAGACGGTTTTTCGGAAATAGGAAAGAACAGGGCTTCATCTATCGGTTTCCGCTCTTTCTCCAAACCCAATTTACATGATAAATTTACACTGGAGTATCATTATATTTCCGAATATCGTAGAGGCGGGGACAACATGAGCCGTCCGCCACATGAAGCACTGATTGCCGAAACAACTGATTACAGGATACATTCGGGTAGTGCCGGATACACTCATTTGAGCGAAGACAACAAAAAGAAGTTAACAGTCAACCTTTCGGCTCAAAAGACAGGCAGAGATAGTTACTATGGTGGTGGATACGACCCCGATGGTTATGGCAACACTTCGGAACTGGCATTAACAGGAACCGTCCGTTATGAAATAAATATGGATAAATTTCTTTTCATGCCAGCTAAGTTTACCGCCGGATTCACTCAGGAATATACAAACCTCCACGATACCATACATAGCCGCAATGTGAAGCAAATAAAAAATGTTAGTAGCCTGTACGTTCAGAATGAATGGAGAGACGACAACCTGACTTTTATTGTCGGGCTGCGAGGAGATAAACACAATAAGCTGGACAATATCAATATTATTCCCAGGAGTAGTATCCGTTACCGCATTGGAGAAAATACCAATTTGAGAGCAGCATATTCGATGGGATACCGCGCTCCGGAGATTATTGCGTCGGATCTGGACATACCCGTTATAGGTGGTAGCGCAACCATTACCCAACTGGGAGAAAATCTGAAAAGGGAATATTCAAATTCCGTAAACGGAGGTATCGATTTCAGCCTTTACAATGAAAAGATATACTCCTATTTTCTTCTGGAAGGGTTTTACACCAAAATAAACAGGGTATTCATTGTTGAAGAAACCGGAACTGATGCTGCCGGAAATACAATAATGACCCGGCGAAACGGTGATGGCGCATATGTATACGGATTGAATCTGGAAACAACTATACAACCAATAAACTGGCTCGAACTGCAAGGAGGCCTTACTTGGCAGAAAAGCCGGTATACAGAACCTGTAAGCTGGTCGAGCGAAGCATATGTAGCACCCGTAAAACGAATGCTGCGTTCACCCGATACATACGGATTTCTTTCTGCGACAGCGACTCCGAAGAAGAGTTATGCTGTATCCCTGTCAGGAGTATATACAGGTTCTATGCTGGCACCCCACTTTGCCGGGGCAGAAGGTGTAACAAGGGATGAAACTGTAAAAACAAAAAGTTTCTTTGATACGACCATCAAATTGTCATACTTTTTCAATATCAATTCAACAAATAAAATCGAGATCAACGGAGGAATACAGAACATGTTTAACCAAATACAGAAAGATTATGATAAAGGGCCCGACAGGGACTCAGAATATATCTATGGGCCGTCACTACCACGTACATTCTTTATCGGTCTGAAAATTAGTTCCATATAA
- a CDS encoding LysE family transporter, producing MVYIIIKGLFIGFLSSAPMGPVGMLCIQRTLNEGRKNGLITGIGAVVGDMLIALLAIVAALGLGFSTEFIQQHEGPLKVVGSIILIVFGYIVFNKNPSKSLTKLKEKSVSTWTVFISSLILTVSNIATLFLYIALFARFNVIDADKPFGYDLITILFIGIGAFLWWLLVTYFVNKLRSRFNPRGLQIFNKIIGLLLIGLGVAGIVTGTLMGIDIF from the coding sequence ATGGTATATATCATTATAAAAGGTTTGTTTATCGGATTCTTATCTTCAGCTCCTATGGGGCCTGTGGGTATGCTTTGCATACAGCGCACCCTGAATGAAGGTAGGAAAAACGGTCTAATAACGGGTATAGGCGCTGTGGTAGGCGATATGCTGATAGCATTGTTGGCCATCGTTGCCGCTCTCGGATTGGGCTTCAGTACGGAATTTATTCAACAGCACGAAGGCCCGCTTAAAGTAGTCGGAAGTATTATCCTTATTGTTTTCGGATATATCGTATTTAATAAGAACCCATCGAAAAGCCTTACAAAATTAAAAGAGAAATCGGTTTCTACCTGGACAGTATTCATTTCGTCTCTTATCCTTACCGTTTCCAACATCGCCACTTTATTCCTTTATATAGCACTTTTTGCCCGGTTTAATGTTATTGATGCCGATAAACCATTCGGTTACGACCTGATAACAATACTATTTATCGGAATAGGTGCATTCCTGTGGTGGCTACTGGTTACTTATTTTGTAAATAAGTTGCGCAGCAGATTCAACCCCAGAGGATTACAGATATTTAATAAAATTATAGGTTTGTTACTTATCGGACTGGGTGTTGCAGGTATTGTTACCGGAACATTGATGGGTATAGACATCTTCTAA